A part of Rattus norvegicus strain BN/NHsdMcwi chromosome 4, GRCr8, whole genome shotgun sequence genomic DNA contains:
- the Jagn1 gene encoding protein jagunal homolog 1 isoform X1, whose translation MSVGHLRLLSHDQVAMPYQWEYPYLLSIVPSVLGLLSFPRNNISYLVLSMISMGLFSIAPLIYGSMEMFPAAQQLYRHGKAYRFLFGFSAVSVMYLVLVLAVQVHAWQLYYSKKLLDSWFTSTQEKKRK comes from the coding sequence ATGAGTGTGGGACACCTGAGGCTCTTGTCACATGACCAGGTGGCCATGCCCTATCAGTGGGAATATCCGTATTTGTTGAGCATTGTGCCCTCTGTCTTgggtcttctctccttccctcgaAACAACATTAGCTACCTGGTGCTCTCTATGATCAGCATGGGGCTCTTCTCCATCGCTCCCCTCATTTATGGCAGCATGGAGATGTTCCCTGCGGCACAGCAGCTCTACCGCCATGGCAAGGCCTATCGCTTCCTGTTCGGTTTTTCCGCCGTCTCTGTCATGTACCTGGTGTTGGTACTGGCAGTCCAAGTTCATGCCTGGCAACTCTACTACAGCAAGAAACTCCTAGACTCTTGGTTCACCAGCACACAGGAGAAGAAACGTAAatga